A stretch of Arachis hypogaea cultivar Tifrunner chromosome 15, arahy.Tifrunner.gnm2.J5K5, whole genome shotgun sequence DNA encodes these proteins:
- the LOC112747345 gene encoding uncharacterized protein isoform X2: MRKPTLLFLTPLHRHRHHLKPFSSAAPLPQQPYPDHHHSDLPSKLFTILSNPKWRKHPSLKTLIRHLTSSTLSSLFSLDLHPLTALNFFRWILKNNRAFIPTLHSYHALLLILVRNRHLQAAENVRNSMIKTCSSPHDARDVEKAYRVFRFMPNMGCRRDEVSYTTMIHGLCEAGRLDEALMLFSQMKEEHCVPTVRTYTVLIGALFESGKEPEALHLFEEMVNRGCEPNVYTYTVLIDYFCKGGRMDEAMTRLNEMLEKRLVPTVVPYNALIAGYCLWGMMEEAMGILRLMESNKVRPNARTFNELICGYCRSKSMDRAMGLLNKMVATKLSPNLITYNTLIYGLCKAGIVDSASRLIHLMVKDGLSPDHRTLSAYIDCLCRMGRVEAAHQVFESMREKHIEANEHIYTVLIDGYCKAGKIEDAHLLFKDMLAEECLPNSITFNALIDGLRKDGKMQDALSLVEEMVNHDTKPTVYTYTMLIEEMLKEGNFDRANRTLDQMISSGCQPNVVTYTAFIKSLCSQGRLQDAEDMVVKIKTEGILLDSFVYDLLINAYGCMGQLDSAFDVLKRMFADGCEPSRQTYSILMKYLLNDKHKKEGKNVVGVDLSSINISNDNADLWKIVDFEIINVLFEKMVQYGCVPNVSTYSKLIKGLCKVESFDLAFRLLNHMTERGISPSENIHNSLLSGYCKLGKYEEAVRLLDSMMESSHLAHLQSCKLLICGLVEQGNSDKAEAVFTSLIRCGYYNDEVAWKVLIDGLIKRGSVDQSSKLLNIMLKNGCRLHPATYSMSTLEQNEE, translated from the exons ATGAGAAAGCCCACGCTCCTTTTCCTCACTCCCctccaccgccaccgccaccaccTTAAACCATTCTCTTCAGCCGCTCCTCTTCCCCAACAACCCTACCCCGATCACCACCACTCGGATCTCCCTTCCAAGCTCTTCACCATCCTCTCCAACCCAAAATGGCGAAAACACCCTTCTCTTAAAACCCTAATCCGTCACCTCACCTCATCCACTCTCTCCTCCCTCTTCTCCCTCGACCTCCATCCACTCACCGCCCTCAACTTCTTTCGATGGATCCTCAAAAACAACCGCGCTTTCATCCCCACTCTCCATTCCTACCATGCTCTCCTTCTCATCCTCGTCCGTAACCGCCACCTCCAAGCCGCCGAGAATGTCCGCAACTCCATGATCAAGACCTGCTCTTCGCCACACGACGCAAG AGACGTGGAGAAGGCTTATAGGGTGTTTAGGTTTATGCCGAATATGGGGTGCCGGAGGGATGAGGTCTCGTATACTACTATGATACACGGTCTTTGTGAAGCTGGGCGACTTGATGAAGCTCTCATGTTGTTCTCACAAATGAAGGAGGAGCATTGCGTTCCCACAGTTCGGACTTATACTGTGCTCATTGGTGCTTTATTTGAGTCTGGTAAGGAACCGGAAGCGCTGCATCTATTTGAGGAGATGGTAAACAGAGGTTGCGAGCCAAATGTTTATACCTACACTGTGTTGATTGACTACTTCTGTAAGGGAGGCAGAATGGATGAGGCGATGACAAGATTGAATGAAATGCTCGAGAAAAGGTTGGTGCCCACTGTTGTGCCTTACAATGCCTTGATTGCTGGGTATTGTCTATGGGGAATGATGGAGGAAGCAATGGGTATTCTGCGTCTTATGGAGTCAAATAAAGTTCGTCCAAATGCTCGGACGTTTAATGAACTGATTTGTGGATATTGCAGGAGCAAAAGCATGGACAGGGCAATGGGACTACTTAATAAAATGGTTGCGACTAAGCTGTCACCTAACCTCATTACATATAACACATTAATTTATGGGCTGTGTAAAGCCGGTATAGTGGATAGTGCCAGTCGGTTGATTCACTTGATGGTCAAGGATGGCTTAAGCCCTGATCATCGGACTTTGAGTGCGTATATAGACTGTCTCTGTAGAATGGGTAGAGTTGAAGCAGCTCATCAGGTTTTTGAGTCCATGAGGGAAAAACATATTGAAGCAAATGAACATATATATACAGTCTTGATTGATGGGTACTGCAAAGCTGGTAAAATTGAAGATGCCCATTTGTTGTTCAAAGATATGCTTGCTGAGGAATGCTTGCCCAATTCAATCACTTTCAATGCATTGATAGATGGGTTGCGGAAGGAtggaaaaatgcaagatgcattgTCATTGGTGGAAGAAATGGTAAACCATGACACAAAGCCCACTGTTTACACCTATACAATGCTAATTGAGGAAATGCTGAAGGAAGGAAACTTTGATCGAGCTAATAGAACTCTTGACCAAATGATCTCTTCTGGATGTCAACCTAATGTGGTCACGTACACTGCATTCATTAAGTCACTTTGCAGTCAAGGAAGATTACAGGATGCTGAGGATATGGTGGTCAAGATTAAAACGGAAGGCATATTGCTAGACTCCTTTGTCTATGATTTATTAATTAATGCATACGGATGTATGGGACAACTAGACAGTGCCTTTGATGTTCTCAAGCGCATGTTTGCTGATGGTTGTGAGCCTTCTCGTCAAACCTATTCCATCCTAATGAAGTATCTACTAAATGATAAACATAAGAAGGAAGGCAAGAATGTTGTGGGAGTTGATTTAAGTTCAATCAATATCTCAAATGATAATGCAGATTTGTGGAAAATAGTCGATTTTGAAATTATAAATGTACTCTTTGAGAAAATGGTTCAATATGGTTGTGTACCCAATGTAAGCACATACAGCAAGCTTATCAAAGGACTCTGCAAAGTAGAAAGCTTTGATTTAGCCTTTAGATTGTTAAATCATATGACGGAAAGAGGAATCTCTCCCTCCGAGAATATTCATAACTCACTTCTAAGTGGTTACTGCAAGTTGGGAAAGTATGAGGAAGCAGTGAGATTGTTAGATTCTATGATGGAGAGTAGCCATTTAGCACATCTGCAATCTTGTAAGCTTCTCATTTGTGGGCTTGTTGAACAAGGAAACAGTGATAAGGCTGAGGCAGTTTTTACTAGTTTGATACGCTGTGGGTATTACAATGATGAAGTGGCTTGGAAAGTTCTAATTGATGGCTTAATCAAGAGGGGATCTGTTGATCAAAGCTCTAAATTGCTGAACATCATGCTGAAGAATGGATGCCGCTTACATCCCGCGACATACTCTATGTCAACGCTGGAACAAAATGAAGAGTAA
- the LOC112747345 gene encoding uncharacterized protein isoform X1 — MRKPTLLFLTPLHRHRHHLKPFSSAAPLPQQPYPDHHHSDLPSKLFTILSNPKWRKHPSLKTLIRHLTSSTLSSLFSLDLHPLTALNFFRWILKNNRAFIPTLHSYHALLLILVRNRHLQAAENVRNSMIKTCSSPHDARFVLNSLRQLHNYATGDGNSGFRLSVTSYNRLLMCLSRFAMIDEMNGLCSEMIFDNDEVLPNLITFNTMLNAYCKLGNMILGEIWFSRLLRGGFVPDSFTYTSLILGYCENRDVEKAYRVFRFMPNMGCRRDEVSYTTMIHGLCEAGRLDEALMLFSQMKEEHCVPTVRTYTVLIGALFESGKEPEALHLFEEMVNRGCEPNVYTYTVLIDYFCKGGRMDEAMTRLNEMLEKRSKSMDRAMGLLNKMVATKLSPNLITYNTLIYGLCKAGIVDSASRLIHLMVKDGLSPDHRTLSAYIDCLCRMGRVEAAHQVFESMREKHIEANEHIYTVLIDGYCKAGKIEDAHLLFKDMLAEECLPNSITFNALIDGLRKDGKMQDALSLVEEMVNHDTKPTVYTYTMLIEEMLKEGNFDRANRTLDQMISSGCQPNVVTYTAFIKSLCSQGRLQDAEDMVVKIKTEGILLDSFVYDLLINAYGCMGQLDSAFDVLKRMFADGCEPSRQTYSILMKYLLNDKHKKEGKNVVGVDLSSINISNDNADLWKIVDFEIINVLFEKMVQYGCVPNVSTYSKLIKGLCKVESFDLAFRLLNHMTERGISPSENIHNSLLSGYCKLGKYEEAVRLLDSMMESSHLAHLQSCKLLICGLVEQGNSDKAEAVFTSLIRCGYYNDEVAWKVLIDGLIKRGSVDQSSKLLNIMLKNGCRLHPATYSMSTLEQNEE; from the exons ATGAGAAAGCCCACGCTCCTTTTCCTCACTCCCctccaccgccaccgccaccaccTTAAACCATTCTCTTCAGCCGCTCCTCTTCCCCAACAACCCTACCCCGATCACCACCACTCGGATCTCCCTTCCAAGCTCTTCACCATCCTCTCCAACCCAAAATGGCGAAAACACCCTTCTCTTAAAACCCTAATCCGTCACCTCACCTCATCCACTCTCTCCTCCCTCTTCTCCCTCGACCTCCATCCACTCACCGCCCTCAACTTCTTTCGATGGATCCTCAAAAACAACCGCGCTTTCATCCCCACTCTCCATTCCTACCATGCTCTCCTTCTCATCCTCGTCCGTAACCGCCACCTCCAAGCCGCCGAGAATGTCCGCAACTCCATGATCAAGACCTGCTCTTCGCCACACGACGCAAGGTTCGTCCTCAACTCTCTTCGCCAATTACACAATTATGCAACTGGTGATGGGAATTCAGGGTTTAGGCTCTCTGTTACTTCCTATAATAGGCTCCTTATGTGCTTGTCGCGTTTCGCTATGATCGATGAAATGAATGGTTTGTGTAGTGAAATGATTTTCGACAATGACGAGGTTTTGCCTAATTTGATTACATTCAATACTATGCTGAATGCGTATTGCAAATTGGGGAACATGATTTTGGGGGAAATATGGTTTTCTAGGCTGTTAAGAGGTGGCTTTGTTCCTGATTCATTTACATATACTTCATTGATATTGGGTTACTGTGAAAATAGAGACGTGGAGAAGGCTTATAGGGTGTTTAGGTTTATGCCGAATATGGGGTGCCGGAGGGATGAGGTCTCGTATACTACTATGATACACGGTCTTTGTGAAGCTGGGCGACTTGATGAAGCTCTCATGTTGTTCTCACAAATGAAGGAGGAGCATTGCGTTCCCACAGTTCGGACTTATACTGTGCTCATTGGTGCTTTATTTGAGTCTGGTAAGGAACCGGAAGCGCTGCATCTATTTGAGGAGATGGTAAACAGAGGTTGCGAGCCAAATGTTTATACCTACACTGTGTTGATTGACTACTTCTGTAAGGGAGGCAGAATGGATGAGGCGATGACAAGATTGAATGAAATGCTCGAGAAAAG GAGCAAAAGCATGGACAGGGCAATGGGACTACTTAATAAAATGGTTGCGACTAAGCTGTCACCTAACCTCATTACATATAACACATTAATTTATGGGCTGTGTAAAGCCGGTATAGTGGATAGTGCCAGTCGGTTGATTCACTTGATGGTCAAGGATGGCTTAAGCCCTGATCATCGGACTTTGAGTGCGTATATAGACTGTCTCTGTAGAATGGGTAGAGTTGAAGCAGCTCATCAGGTTTTTGAGTCCATGAGGGAAAAACATATTGAAGCAAATGAACATATATATACAGTCTTGATTGATGGGTACTGCAAAGCTGGTAAAATTGAAGATGCCCATTTGTTGTTCAAAGATATGCTTGCTGAGGAATGCTTGCCCAATTCAATCACTTTCAATGCATTGATAGATGGGTTGCGGAAGGAtggaaaaatgcaagatgcattgTCATTGGTGGAAGAAATGGTAAACCATGACACAAAGCCCACTGTTTACACCTATACAATGCTAATTGAGGAAATGCTGAAGGAAGGAAACTTTGATCGAGCTAATAGAACTCTTGACCAAATGATCTCTTCTGGATGTCAACCTAATGTGGTCACGTACACTGCATTCATTAAGTCACTTTGCAGTCAAGGAAGATTACAGGATGCTGAGGATATGGTGGTCAAGATTAAAACGGAAGGCATATTGCTAGACTCCTTTGTCTATGATTTATTAATTAATGCATACGGATGTATGGGACAACTAGACAGTGCCTTTGATGTTCTCAAGCGCATGTTTGCTGATGGTTGTGAGCCTTCTCGTCAAACCTATTCCATCCTAATGAAGTATCTACTAAATGATAAACATAAGAAGGAAGGCAAGAATGTTGTGGGAGTTGATTTAAGTTCAATCAATATCTCAAATGATAATGCAGATTTGTGGAAAATAGTCGATTTTGAAATTATAAATGTACTCTTTGAGAAAATGGTTCAATATGGTTGTGTACCCAATGTAAGCACATACAGCAAGCTTATCAAAGGACTCTGCAAAGTAGAAAGCTTTGATTTAGCCTTTAGATTGTTAAATCATATGACGGAAAGAGGAATCTCTCCCTCCGAGAATATTCATAACTCACTTCTAAGTGGTTACTGCAAGTTGGGAAAGTATGAGGAAGCAGTGAGATTGTTAGATTCTATGATGGAGAGTAGCCATTTAGCACATCTGCAATCTTGTAAGCTTCTCATTTGTGGGCTTGTTGAACAAGGAAACAGTGATAAGGCTGAGGCAGTTTTTACTAGTTTGATACGCTGTGGGTATTACAATGATGAAGTGGCTTGGAAAGTTCTAATTGATGGCTTAATCAAGAGGGGATCTGTTGATCAAAGCTCTAAATTGCTGAACATCATGCTGAAGAATGGATGCCGCTTACATCCCGCGACATACTCTATGTCAACGCTGGAACAAAATGAAGAGTAA